A DNA window from Candidatus Binatia bacterium contains the following coding sequences:
- a CDS encoding sugar ABC transporter ATP-binding protein, with protein MPALLEMRGIGKSFPGVRALSDVSLTLCAGEVLVLVGENGAGKSTLMKILAGAEQADSGEILIDGAPAKIATPQEARRLGIGMIYQEFTLVPQLTAPANISLGAEPTRGGLIDSAAVRATADRVLGELGLEIPSDVAVSDLSVGQQQAVEIAKALATQARIIVMDEPTAALSENEIERLFQIVARLRAAGAGIVYISHRMEELARVADRVVVLRDGRVVATRDAAGFSIGEIVEAMVGRRLEAHYPELPAPPSGAEVRLDVRGLQRGNVIAGVTFDVRAGEIVGLAGLVGAGRTEIVRAIAGADAFDRGEVRIDGETIPAGRIGASIAAGIAFITEDRKAQGLVLGMTVRENVTLAHLGEFVARDLLIDFGRERDATAKMIEELQIRTPGTEQIVRNLSGGTQQKVVLAKWLLGTARVFLFDEPTRGVDVGAKAEIYRLMLELAARGAAIVMVSSDLPEVLGMSHRVLVVRGGRIVAEFPRADATPDRVIAAATGAAA; from the coding sequence GTGCCCGCGCTCCTTGAGATGCGCGGCATCGGGAAGAGCTTTCCCGGCGTTCGCGCGCTCTCCGACGTCTCGCTGACGCTCTGCGCGGGCGAAGTGCTCGTGCTCGTCGGTGAGAACGGCGCGGGCAAGTCGACGCTGATGAAGATCCTGGCCGGCGCCGAACAGGCGGACTCGGGAGAGATCCTCATCGACGGCGCCCCGGCGAAGATCGCGACGCCGCAAGAGGCGAGGCGCCTCGGCATCGGCATGATCTATCAAGAGTTCACGCTCGTGCCGCAGCTAACGGCGCCGGCGAACATTAGCCTCGGCGCCGAACCCACGCGCGGCGGCCTCATCGACTCCGCCGCCGTTCGGGCCACAGCGGATCGCGTCTTGGGCGAGTTGGGATTGGAGATACCGTCGGACGTCGCGGTCTCGGATCTCTCCGTCGGACAGCAGCAGGCCGTCGAGATCGCGAAGGCGCTCGCGACGCAGGCGCGCATCATCGTGATGGACGAGCCGACGGCTGCGCTCTCCGAGAACGAGATCGAGCGGCTCTTTCAGATCGTCGCTCGGCTGCGCGCCGCGGGCGCCGGCATCGTCTACATCTCGCATCGCATGGAGGAGCTTGCGCGCGTCGCCGATCGCGTCGTCGTCTTGCGCGACGGGCGCGTCGTCGCGACCCGCGACGCTGCGGGCTTCTCGATCGGGGAGATCGTCGAAGCGATGGTCGGCCGCAGGCTCGAGGCGCACTATCCCGAGCTTCCCGCGCCCCCCTCGGGCGCCGAGGTTCGCCTCGACGTGCGGGGCCTGCAGCGAGGGAACGTCATCGCCGGCGTGACCTTCGACGTCCGCGCGGGCGAGATCGTCGGCCTCGCGGGTCTCGTCGGCGCCGGCCGCACCGAGATCGTCCGCGCGATCGCCGGCGCGGACGCGTTCGACCGCGGCGAAGTGCGTATAGACGGCGAGACGATTCCCGCCGGGCGGATCGGCGCGTCGATCGCCGCCGGAATCGCGTTCATCACGGAAGACCGCAAGGCGCAGGGCCTCGTTCTCGGCATGACCGTTCGCGAGAACGTCACGCTCGCCCACCTCGGCGAGTTCGTTGCTCGCGACCTGCTCATCGATTTCGGTCGCGAGCGTGACGCGACGGCGAAGATGATCGAGGAACTCCAAATTCGCACGCCGGGAACCGAGCAGATCGTCCGCAACCTCTCGGGCGGAACGCAGCAGAAGGTCGTTCTCGCGAAGTGGCTGCTCGGCACGGCGCGCGTCTTTCTCTTCGACGAGCCGACGCGAGGCGTCGACGTCGGCGCGAAGGCCGAGATTTACCGGCTGATGCTCGAACTGGCCGCGCGCGGCGCGGCGATCGTCATGGTCTCGAGCGATCTGCCCGAGGTGCTCGGCATGTCCCACCGCGTCCTCGTCGTGCGCGGCGGCCGGATCGTCGCCGAATTTCCACGCGCCGACGCGACGCCCGATCGCGTGATCGCCGCCGCGACGGGAGCCGCCGCGTGA
- a CDS encoding ABC transporter permease codes for MSRRERIDYWIRIGGAAAFLIGLVVVVDVASRGSFLEPSNIVRVLRQITYNCILGVGQTFVIITGGIDLSVGSLVALTGVVAALFANSMHLSGFPLIAATLLVALAVGAAAGWVNALPVVRLNLPPFITTLAMLEMALGAAFILSHGRPVALQSGDFQNTGIGSFLGGVTNALHLPSIPIPVVWMLVVIAVASIVLTRTRFGRYVFAIGGNEEAARLAGINVVRVKTAVYVISGACAAIVGFLYMALFSSGSPQTGTGDELLESIAAVVVGGTSLMGGRGSVIGTFFGALLIGVLYNAMNLLNVDSYLQKVLLGAVILLAVVLDELRKRYLAK; via the coding sequence GTGAGCCGGCGCGAACGCATTGACTATTGGATCCGCATCGGCGGGGCGGCGGCATTTCTGATCGGGCTCGTCGTCGTCGTCGACGTCGCGTCGCGCGGATCGTTCCTCGAGCCGAGCAATATCGTCCGCGTGCTCCGGCAGATCACGTATAACTGCATTCTCGGGGTCGGGCAGACGTTCGTCATCATCACGGGCGGCATCGACCTCTCCGTCGGTTCGCTCGTCGCGCTGACCGGCGTCGTCGCCGCCCTCTTCGCGAACTCGATGCACCTGAGCGGCTTCCCGCTCATCGCCGCGACGCTGCTCGTCGCGCTCGCCGTCGGCGCAGCCGCCGGGTGGGTCAACGCGCTGCCGGTCGTGCGCCTCAACCTGCCGCCGTTTATCACGACGCTCGCCATGCTCGAGATGGCGCTCGGCGCGGCCTTCATTCTCTCGCACGGACGCCCGGTCGCGCTCCAGAGCGGCGACTTCCAAAACACGGGCATCGGCTCGTTCCTCGGCGGCGTCACGAACGCGCTCCATCTTCCGAGCATTCCGATTCCGGTCGTCTGGATGCTCGTCGTCATCGCGGTCGCGTCGATCGTCCTGACGCGCACGCGTTTCGGACGCTACGTCTTCGCGATCGGCGGAAACGAAGAGGCCGCGCGCCTCGCCGGCATCAACGTCGTGCGCGTCAAGACGGCCGTCTACGTGATCAGCGGCGCCTGTGCCGCGATCGTCGGCTTCCTCTACATGGCGCTCTTCTCGTCCGGTTCGCCGCAGACCGGAACCGGCGACGAGCTTTTGGAATCCATCGCGGCCGTCGTCGTCGGCGGCACGAGCCTCATGGGCGGCCGCGGCAGCGTGATCGGCACCTTCTTCGGCGCGCTGCTGATCGGGGTGCTCTATAACGCGATGAACCTGCTCAACGTCGACTCGTATCTGCAGAAGGTGCTGCTCGGCGCGGTGATCCTGCTCGCCGTCGTCCTCGACGAGCTGCGCAAGCGCTACTTAGCGAAATAG
- a CDS encoding substrate-binding domain-containing protein: MKRALAGVAPALVACAALAACSHGTAQSNASPSSAAAGKTIGVSIQNREAQFYQDMESGMRAEAGKYGYALVVVDASRDNAKQQSQVEDFISKRVDAIVLTPYDSQAIGSAIAEANSANIPVFTADIASTSKTGNVVAHVASDNVQGGYQAGKLICAAVGKSGAIAIVDEPEVTSVQDRVKGFKSAIAALCPSVTIVADVDSGGTRDKANSDTGDILQAHRDLKGIFGINDDSALGALAAVKAAGLTGKVAIVGYDATPEARKAIAAGEMYGDAIQYPAKIGATTVDVIHDYFGGKKPPAVVKIAVGTYTRADASPSP, encoded by the coding sequence TTGAAAAGAGCGCTTGCCGGCGTTGCTCCGGCGCTCGTCGCCTGTGCCGCACTCGCCGCGTGTTCGCATGGAACGGCGCAATCGAATGCGTCGCCGTCTTCGGCTGCGGCGGGCAAGACGATCGGCGTTTCGATACAGAACCGGGAAGCGCAGTTCTACCAAGACATGGAATCGGGCATGCGCGCCGAGGCCGGAAAATACGGCTACGCGCTCGTCGTCGTGGATGCGAGCCGCGACAACGCAAAGCAGCAGAGCCAGGTGGAAGATTTTATATCGAAACGCGTCGACGCGATCGTGCTCACGCCGTACGACTCGCAAGCGATCGGCAGCGCGATCGCCGAGGCGAACTCCGCGAACATTCCCGTCTTCACCGCCGACATCGCGAGCACGAGCAAGACCGGCAACGTCGTCGCGCACGTCGCGAGCGATAACGTCCAAGGCGGCTATCAGGCGGGTAAGCTGATCTGCGCCGCCGTCGGCAAGAGCGGCGCGATCGCGATCGTCGACGAGCCGGAGGTGACGAGCGTGCAGGATCGCGTCAAGGGATTCAAATCGGCGATCGCCGCGCTCTGTCCGTCGGTGACGATCGTCGCAGACGTCGACTCCGGCGGAACGCGCGACAAAGCGAACAGCGACACCGGCGACATTCTGCAGGCGCACCGCGACCTCAAGGGCATCTTCGGGATCAACGACGACTCCGCGCTCGGCGCGCTGGCCGCGGTGAAGGCCGCCGGCCTCACGGGCAAGGTCGCGATCGTTGGCTACGATGCAACGCCCGAGGCAAGAAAAGCTATCGCCGCCGGCGAGATGTACGGCGATGCGATTCAATATCCGGCGAAGATCGGGGCGACTACCGTAGACGTGATCCACGATTACTTCGGCGGGAAGAAGCCGCCGGCCGTCGTGAAGATCGCGGTCGGCACGTACACCCGCGCCGACGCTTCGCCTTCGCCGTAG